The sequence below is a genomic window from Nocardia fluminea.
CGCCGGCGAGTACCGCGTGGTCAGCTACGACCAGCGCGGCCACGGCGCATCGACCCTCGGCACCGCCGCTCCCAGCGAGCACACCCTGGCCGACGACCTGTCCGCCGTCCTCGACGCGACGCTGCGTGGAGACGAGAAGGCGGTTCTGGCCGGGCACAGCATGGGCGGGCTCACCATTCAGGCCTGGGCCAAGCATCACCCCGAGCAGGTGTCGGCGCGCGCGTCCGCCGTGTTGCTGGCCAACACCGCCAATGCCGCGATCCGCTGGGAAACCGACATGCTGCCGCTGCTGAACAAGCAGCTCGTCGTCGCGCAGTACCCGGTCACCCTGCTCGGCGCACCGGTGCGGATGCCGCAGCCGGTCAGCGAGTCGCTGTTGTTCGCGCCGCTGCCGATTCCCGGCGGCTGGCTCACCCAGCAGGTCCTGCGCAGTCGCATTCTCACCCCCGAGGCCACGGCCGACGAGGTCGACTTCGCGATGGGCATCATCCGCTCCTGCCGTCCGATCGCGCGCGGGCGCCACGCTGCCGCGATGGCCGACATGGATCTGTCGGCAGGCACCGCGAATCTGACCGTCCCGACCACCGTGATCGCCAGTGCCAGGGACCGGCTGCTGCCGCAGCGCCTGTCGCGCCCGATCGTCGACATCCTGCGCCGCACCGGCCACCTGGCCGATTTCCACGTGCTGCCGCACGGTCACCTCAGCAATGTCGAAGACACCGACGCCTTCGACGCCGTTCTGCACCAGATCCTGCGCAGCTCCATGAACTCTCGGGCCACCCGCCGCAACGTCGCAGCCCGCTGACCCGAGCCAGTTCTCCTGAGACCGATCAACGGCGATCGGCTCAGGAGTAACCGCGAAGAAGGCCCCCGACATATCGTCGGGGGCCTTTCTCGCCGTTTCAGGGGAGCAACAGCCCCCAATACAGTGCCCAGAGCACGAAACCTGTTCCGCCGCAGACCAAGAGGGTCCATCGCGTCCGCGCGCCGATGCTCACACCGGCGAGGGTGTGACGAGCGCGAGCGAGCACGACGCCGAGCGCGACCACCGCGCCGAGAGCGAGCAGTTGCAGCGCCAGCCACGGCAGAGTGCGGCCGAACAGCAAGGGACCGAACGACGTCGCGCGAGTCGTGAGAATGTAGCCGAGCTGGACGATCGTGCCGGCGATGCCGAGCACCACGGTGCACCACAGCACTCGCGCGGGCAGCCGATCGGGCAGACGCCAGGAACCGACCATCCCGGTGCACGCATAGCCGGCCAACGCCAGGATCATGCCGAACAGCAGCGTCAGTTGCACCGTCGTCGTTTCCCACCACGAGGCGGGAGATAACGCCCGCGCCGAAT
It includes:
- a CDS encoding alpha/beta fold hydrolase, giving the protein MLAKSMMTFAAARSMVSHLETGALTAQFRAGLRTRSFATAKFNAPTVEHRVVPVNTADGAQLRVHVYGPDTAPTLVLIHGWACSIEYWNPQITAFAGEYRVVSYDQRGHGASTLGTAAPSEHTLADDLSAVLDATLRGDEKAVLAGHSMGGLTIQAWAKHHPEQVSARASAVLLANTANAAIRWETDMLPLLNKQLVVAQYPVTLLGAPVRMPQPVSESLLFAPLPIPGGWLTQQVLRSRILTPEATADEVDFAMGIIRSCRPIARGRHAAAMADMDLSAGTANLTVPTTVIASARDRLLPQRLSRPIVDILRRTGHLADFHVLPHGHLSNVEDTDAFDAVLHQILRSSMNSRATRRNVAAR